In Dehalogenimonas etheniformans, one genomic interval encodes:
- a CDS encoding glycosyltransferase family 4 protein: MPTKQITKIGLLSFFGRSTQGETLLHRLVTLLSTIDPFLHVVAPDLDQGDFPKISIQPIRYQVGTNSLTQLWNQLKMQLQMSVAVIRSSGKTDVWLLYGGDILILPMVAARLMRKPAWLILAGNLESEIKLKKNPLNILQRASRYICLHSANRIVLYSSLLIEEWNLRRFNRKIAITDTHYVNTTKFVPVKPFSEREFDIGFVGRLSPEKGIMNFLRSLPFVRQQGVDIKVLIVGGGPLEQAVVDWIESNQLGACVIFRGKVPHETIPGILNEMKICLLPSYTEGMPNVVLESMACGTPVVTTPVGAIPDVVRHHDTGFIIKDNSPESIAQGINDALVSEDLARISIKAREQILNSFTFERAQSRLKKLLGWSRDS, from the coding sequence ATGCCCACAAAGCAAATAACAAAGATTGGGTTACTATCCTTTTTTGGCAGGAGTACCCAGGGTGAAACACTCTTACACCGCTTGGTGACGTTACTCAGCACGATAGATCCCTTTCTTCATGTAGTAGCCCCAGATTTGGACCAGGGAGATTTTCCCAAGATTTCAATCCAGCCTATTCGTTATCAGGTTGGAACTAACTCATTAACACAACTCTGGAATCAATTGAAAATGCAACTTCAAATGTCAGTTGCTGTCATTAGGAGTTCCGGTAAGACCGACGTGTGGCTTTTATACGGAGGGGATATATTAATATTACCCATGGTGGCCGCAAGATTGATGCGGAAACCCGCATGGTTAATCTTGGCCGGTAATCTCGAATCAGAAATCAAGCTCAAGAAGAATCCTCTTAACATTCTGCAACGGGCGTCACGTTATATTTGCTTGCACTCTGCAAACCGCATCGTCCTCTATTCCAGCCTACTAATCGAAGAGTGGAATCTCAGGCGTTTTAACCGGAAAATAGCCATCACCGATACTCATTACGTCAATACAACGAAGTTTGTTCCGGTAAAACCATTTTCTGAACGGGAATTTGACATAGGATTTGTTGGGCGTCTTAGTCCAGAGAAGGGCATTATGAATTTCCTACGCTCTTTACCCTTCGTGAGACAACAAGGTGTCGATATAAAGGTGCTTATCGTTGGTGGCGGACCGTTGGAGCAAGCTGTTGTTGACTGGATCGAATCGAATCAGCTTGGAGCCTGTGTTATCTTCCGCGGAAAAGTGCCTCATGAAACTATCCCGGGAATTTTGAATGAAATGAAAATTTGCCTTTTGCCATCATATACCGAAGGGATGCCAAACGTTGTGCTCGAATCGATGGCGTGTGGTACTCCAGTAGTAACTACCCCGGTTGGAGCTATCCCTGATGTCGTGCGCCATCACGACACTGGATTCATCATCAAAGACAATTCGCCTGAGAGTATTGCCCAGGGGATAAACGATGCCCTGGTGTCAGAGGATCTTGCTCGAATCTCCATAAAAGCCAGGGAACAAATTCTAAACTCGTTTACCTTTGAACGTGCTCAGTCGCGATTAAAAAAACTCCTAGGATGGTCTAGAGACAGCTAG
- a CDS encoding nucleotide sugar dehydrogenase → MENKLNDLTICVIGLGYVGFPLALAFSKHFNVVGFDSSSKKIDELKPYNSETFSIRNDDSGICEADINVIAVPTPVDRHKDPDLGCILSAAQSIGKNLKKGCTVVLESSVYPGTTEEIVVPEIEKFGWKCGLDFKVGYSPERINPGDPEHGVDKITKLVSGQDDETTSLLKYVYSKVCQRVHVTRNIKTAEAAKIIENTQRDINIALCNELSMIFARMGIHSDEVLDAAATKWNFARYSPGLVGGHCIPVDPYYLVYKARELGYHSQVILAGREINDSMPQYVAQQAIRLINDRSRLIKGSKVLIMGLTYKENVPDIRETPSKEIIKELSEYGVDIFAHDPLVDDIPGQFGVKPVSDIRALSGLDCVIITVKHSNFNPYTLADMKAIMKPGPVLVDVRGLFPREEARNEGFSYFSL, encoded by the coding sequence ATGGAAAATAAACTAAATGACCTTACCATTTGCGTGATCGGGTTGGGTTATGTGGGGTTCCCCCTGGCCCTGGCGTTCTCCAAACATTTCAACGTGGTTGGTTTTGACTCCAGCAGCAAGAAAATCGATGAATTAAAGCCATACAATAGTGAAACATTCAGCATCAGAAATGACGATTCAGGTATTTGCGAGGCTGATATCAATGTTATCGCAGTGCCAACACCCGTAGACCGGCATAAGGACCCCGACCTGGGTTGTATCCTCTCCGCCGCTCAGAGCATCGGAAAAAATCTTAAGAAGGGATGCACCGTAGTTCTTGAATCCAGCGTGTATCCTGGTACTACCGAGGAGATTGTCGTCCCCGAAATTGAAAAATTCGGTTGGAAATGCGGCCTTGACTTCAAGGTAGGCTATTCACCGGAGCGAATTAATCCTGGCGACCCTGAGCACGGCGTCGATAAAATTACAAAACTCGTCAGTGGACAGGATGATGAAACCACCAGCCTTTTGAAATATGTTTACTCCAAGGTTTGTCAGAGGGTGCATGTAACAAGGAATATAAAGACAGCAGAAGCTGCCAAGATAATCGAAAACACCCAGCGCGACATAAACATTGCCCTGTGCAACGAACTTAGTATGATCTTCGCCCGCATGGGCATCCATTCCGATGAAGTACTTGATGCGGCAGCAACAAAATGGAATTTTGCGAGATACTCCCCGGGTTTGGTTGGCGGCCATTGCATCCCGGTGGATCCATATTATCTTGTCTACAAAGCCCGAGAGTTAGGGTACCATTCGCAGGTAATCCTGGCGGGGCGCGAAATCAACGACAGTATGCCGCAATACGTCGCCCAACAAGCAATCAGGCTGATTAATGATAGGTCGAGGCTGATCAAGGGATCGAAGGTGCTGATCATGGGCTTGACCTATAAGGAAAATGTTCCGGACATCAGAGAAACACCAAGCAAGGAGATTATTAAAGAACTCTCAGAATACGGCGTAGATATCTTCGCTCACGATCCTTTAGTCGATGACATCCCGGGACAATTCGGAGTGAAACCGGTCAGCGACATAAGGGCACTCAGTGGTCTCGATTGTGTCATCATTACTGTGAAGCATTCAAATTTTAATCCCTACACATTAGCTGATATGAAGGCTATCATGAAACCCGGCCCAGTATTGGTTGATGTCAGGGGTTTGTTCCCGCGGGAAGAAGCCCGTAACGAGGGTTTTTCCTATTTTTCATTGTAA
- a CDS encoding SDR family oxidoreductase: protein MKMVVTGGAGFIGSHLAEALSQKGEVVIIDNLSTGKFENIAQLLNRDNITFVEGSIMDLEMLRRQFSDAHFVFHQAAIPNVVKSIEDPISTNDTNIRGTLNVLVAAKDCGVSKVVFASSSSVYGDTLELPKKESMQPNPKSPYALTKRVGEEYCRIFSQVYGLSTVSLRYFNVYGLRQRADSAYAAVIPQFVERIKHGSSPVIYGDGKQTRDFTYVKDVVEANILAAERAENGVYNIGSGSPISILELAGRINAIFGRNILPEFQAPRKGDVRDSLASIDSAGSFGYHPKYNLEKGLREMITGG from the coding sequence ATGAAAATGGTCGTCACAGGCGGAGCAGGCTTTATCGGTTCTCACCTCGCCGAGGCTTTGTCTCAAAAAGGCGAGGTCGTTATCATCGACAATTTATCGACAGGCAAATTCGAGAATATCGCCCAACTGCTCAATCGTGACAACATCACGTTTGTCGAGGGTTCCATTATGGATTTGGAGATGTTACGTCGACAATTTTCGGATGCCCATTTTGTATTCCACCAAGCAGCGATCCCGAATGTAGTAAAGAGTATCGAAGACCCGATTTCCACCAATGATACCAACATCCGGGGGACGTTGAACGTTCTCGTCGCTGCGAAAGATTGCGGTGTCAGTAAAGTAGTTTTCGCCTCCTCGTCCTCGGTTTACGGTGATACTTTGGAACTGCCCAAAAAAGAATCAATGCAACCCAACCCAAAATCACCTTATGCCCTGACAAAAAGGGTGGGCGAGGAATACTGCCGAATATTCAGCCAAGTTTACGGGCTTTCGACGGTAAGTTTGCGATACTTTAACGTTTACGGGCTTCGCCAGCGCGCCGATTCGGCATATGCAGCGGTGATTCCTCAATTTGTCGAACGCATCAAACACGGTTCAAGCCCGGTAATCTATGGCGACGGAAAACAAACAAGAGATTTCACCTATGTGAAAGACGTGGTAGAAGCCAATATCCTGGCGGCCGAACGGGCAGAAAACGGAGTATATAATATCGGCTCGGGAAGCCCGATAAGTATCCTAGAACTTGCCGGCCGGATAAATGCGATTTTTGGTAGGAATATACTACCCGAATTTCAGGCTCCCAGGAAGGGAGACGTTAGAGACAGCCTCGCAAGCATTGATTCCGCGGGCTCGTTCGGCTATCATCCAAAATATAATCTTGAAAAAGGCCTCCGAGAAATGATAACAGGTGGATGA
- a CDS encoding polysaccharide deacetylase family protein — METLEAKGCLYVVSEAVGRDQVLWPDRVALAIDRSPVGNFAFTACGQTVTYYVDDESSRSKAVSDAIHHLRSIPDSARRAVLNQFPEPRNVPKSLKIVSEKQIAGLNRDILEVGSHTQSHAECTKLTSQSEFEFELGSSKITLEKMVNYPIDHFCYPSGSFDETLPHKLQQYGYVTATTTVPGFVDTNSGLLTLKRLNGTVDFSIFKALVSGAALPLLNINFWIKNRMRLRGKKK, encoded by the coding sequence ATGGAGACGCTTGAAGCCAAGGGATGTCTTTATGTCGTATCCGAAGCAGTTGGCCGAGATCAAGTGTTGTGGCCGGACCGGGTTGCTTTGGCCATTGACCGCAGTCCCGTCGGAAATTTCGCATTTACTGCCTGCGGCCAAACGGTTACGTATTATGTTGACGACGAATCAAGCCGTTCAAAAGCAGTTTCAGACGCCATCCATCATCTCCGATCCATACCTGACAGCGCTCGCCGCGCTGTACTAAATCAATTCCCAGAACCGCGCAATGTTCCGAAATCTCTAAAGATAGTCTCCGAAAAACAAATCGCAGGATTGAATCGGGACATCTTAGAGGTAGGCTCCCATACCCAGAGCCATGCGGAGTGTACGAAGCTAACAAGCCAATCAGAGTTCGAATTTGAATTAGGCAGTTCAAAGATCACATTGGAAAAAATGGTCAATTATCCTATTGACCATTTTTGTTATCCTTCAGGTTCGTTCGATGAGACGTTGCCCCATAAGCTCCAACAATATGGCTACGTTACGGCAACGACAACAGTGCCAGGATTTGTCGATACTAACAGCGGGCTCCTGACTTTAAAAAGGCTGAACGGAACAGTTGATTTTTCGATTTTCAAAGCCCTGGTGAGCGGGGCAGCACTACCGTTACTCAATATCAACTTTTGGATAAAAAATAGGATGCGTCTGCGAGGTAAAAAGAAATGA
- a CDS encoding phenylacetate--CoA ligase family protein, which translates to MKATVFSLLSKISGRDASSELGVCETITSKEGLWAHQERALTNLITSAYNHVPYYHRVFDEVQLVEQGQVYLNRFSSVPLLTKDLIMANWNDLKSRDTTLGKTHYDRTGGSTGQPITLIHDLRYLRWCEASFLYWYKNFLGIDEIRAKKFLFWGSPQDLMPTWKARVSGWARNTISINTHVINQEILSSCIHKINKHKPELVRGYAESLYELSKFALDHSMPINRPQAVVSSAEMLTEEMRATIEQAFGQKVFDFYGSREISTLAGQCPKGLYHILGFHNLIELLNQSNQQVKVGETGKVVVTNLYNYSMPLIRYDIGDLATLGPDTCQCGSFLPTIAKINGRTREHFSKEDGTLISPYVFRLSLISYKWIGDFQVIQEDYKRIRIKIVPRGKVVLKDQRDFEHKIRSLMGKDCIVNWETVNEIPVTPQGKRLRVFTMIDKAQRLNNNSETNR; encoded by the coding sequence ATGAAAGCCACGGTATTTTCTTTACTTTCAAAGATCTCCGGTCGCGATGCGAGTTCAGAGCTCGGTGTCTGTGAAACAATTACCAGCAAGGAGGGATTGTGGGCTCATCAAGAACGAGCGCTGACAAATTTGATTACTTCAGCATATAACCATGTGCCTTATTACCATCGTGTGTTCGATGAAGTACAGTTAGTGGAACAAGGCCAAGTATACCTGAATAGGTTCTCATCAGTACCACTTCTAACCAAAGACTTGATCATGGCTAATTGGAATGACCTGAAGTCAAGAGACACCACACTCGGAAAAACTCATTACGATCGCACTGGTGGATCAACTGGCCAGCCGATCACACTTATACACGACCTCCGCTACCTGCGTTGGTGCGAAGCCAGTTTTCTCTATTGGTACAAGAATTTTTTAGGGATCGACGAAATACGTGCCAAAAAGTTTCTATTTTGGGGTTCTCCACAAGACCTGATGCCAACCTGGAAAGCCCGAGTGTCTGGTTGGGCTCGAAACACCATTTCTATCAACACTCATGTCATCAACCAGGAGATATTGTCAAGTTGTATTCACAAAATTAACAAACACAAGCCGGAGTTAGTCAGGGGATATGCCGAATCGTTATACGAGTTGTCAAAATTTGCTCTGGATCACTCCATGCCTATAAATCGCCCCCAAGCAGTCGTCAGTTCTGCTGAAATGCTGACGGAGGAGATGCGTGCGACTATCGAACAAGCGTTTGGCCAAAAAGTATTTGATTTTTACGGTTCAAGAGAAATCAGCACTCTTGCCGGTCAATGCCCAAAAGGACTTTATCACATTTTGGGCTTTCACAATCTGATCGAATTGTTGAATCAATCGAATCAACAAGTGAAAGTGGGAGAAACCGGCAAAGTGGTCGTCACTAACTTGTATAATTATTCTATGCCGTTGATCAGGTATGATATTGGCGATTTGGCAACCCTAGGGCCCGATACCTGTCAGTGCGGAAGTTTTCTGCCAACAATTGCCAAAATTAACGGCAGAACCCGAGAACATTTTTCAAAAGAAGATGGCACCCTCATATCGCCCTATGTTTTTCGTCTTTCATTAATCTCTTATAAATGGATCGGAGATTTCCAGGTAATACAAGAAGATTACAAACGGATCAGAATAAAAATCGTACCAAGAGGAAAAGTGGTACTTAAGGACCAGAGGGATTTTGAACACAAGATTCGCTCGCTCATGGGTAAGGATTGCATCGTAAATTGGGAAACAGTTAACGAGATACCTGTGACACCTCAGGGGAAGAGGTTGAGGGTCTTTACGATGATTGATAAAGCGCAACGATTAAACAATAATTCAGAAACGAATCGCTGA